From the genome of Bacteroidales bacterium, one region includes:
- a CDS encoding TerC family protein — translation MEIFLHAETWIAFLTLSFLEVVLGIDNVIFLSLLTNKLPNDVRPKARAAGIGLALIFRIIMLLGITWIIGFTQPLFSISDFNVTGRDIVLFVGGLFLIAKSTSEIHHKVNEVASATHDTPFGHVKKNLVSIVIQIGLIDIVFSFDSILTAIGMTQQVIIMIMAVIVSLFIMLIFAGKIGDFIESHPTLQVLALSFLILIGFLLIADATHHEVPKSYVYFAVAFSLGVEIVNMKLRKNMEKTKVK, via the coding sequence ATGGAAATTTTTCTTCATGCAGAAACATGGATCGCATTTTTAACCCTTAGCTTCCTGGAAGTAGTATTGGGAATTGATAATGTTATTTTTCTTTCATTACTCACCAACAAGCTGCCAAATGATGTAAGACCAAAAGCCAGGGCGGCAGGAATTGGATTAGCGCTGATATTTCGGATCATCATGCTATTGGGCATTACATGGATAATAGGATTCACACAACCGCTGTTCTCTATTTCCGATTTCAATGTTACCGGTCGCGATATTGTTTTATTTGTCGGCGGACTTTTCCTTATTGCTAAAAGCACTTCCGAAATTCATCATAAAGTGAACGAAGTGGCATCAGCAACACACGATACTCCTTTCGGTCATGTTAAAAAAAATCTTGTCAGTATCGTTATTCAAATTGGATTAATAGATATTGTTTTTTCTTTCGATTCCATTTTAACGGCAATAGGAATGACTCAACAAGTTATCATCATGATCATGGCTGTTATTGTTTCTCTTTTCATCATGCTGATATTTGCTGGTAAGATAGGCGATTTTATTGAAAGCCATCCTACACTCCAGGTACTGGCATTATCGTTTTTAATTCTTATCGGATTCCTTTTAATAGCCGATGCAACTCATCATGAAGTTCCTAAAAGCTATGTTTATTTTGCTGTTGCTTTCTCACTCGGCGTAGAAATAGTGAATATGAAGCTTAGGAAAAACATGGAAAAGACAAAAGTGAAATAG